Proteins encoded within one genomic window of Pseudalkalibacillus sp. SCS-8:
- a CDS encoding helix-turn-helix transcriptional regulator encodes MKKVERINIIMRYINNRAHFTISEIMREFNISRSTAIRDIREIESIGMPLVADVGRDGGYSVMPNSVLPDVQFTDNEVKALFIAFMATRNQQLPYLKSRQSLAEKLLGLISENQQDDLVLLNQILLFAGTNPHNPDLLDLTDLPHPMLERLIQILLVDRHLMLTIKEDKKIKSYPIYLLHLYHEKSFWLIEGYDLKEERKQIFPVDNLINIEPYQMKNKLSRKQIGDKRSKQEEGINLVLELGPKAIAQFKKYHPIKVSISYTDPYQSTALLKSYINVEHPDELTEMTNWLLFLGEDIKVKEVPEEVLKGVKKRLSSFS; translated from the coding sequence ATGAAAAAAGTTGAACGGATCAATATCATTATGCGCTATATCAACAACCGCGCCCACTTTACGATTTCTGAAATCATGCGTGAATTTAACATCTCTCGTTCGACAGCTATTCGAGATATCAGAGAAATTGAATCCATCGGGATGCCACTCGTCGCTGATGTAGGTAGAGATGGTGGTTATTCTGTCATGCCAAACTCTGTGCTGCCTGATGTTCAATTTACTGATAATGAGGTGAAAGCTCTATTTATTGCTTTTATGGCCACAAGAAATCAACAACTCCCCTATTTAAAGAGTCGTCAGTCATTAGCTGAAAAGTTATTAGGGCTTATTTCAGAAAACCAGCAAGATGACCTTGTTCTCTTAAATCAAATCTTGCTTTTCGCGGGCACCAATCCGCATAATCCTGACCTCCTTGATCTTACAGATCTTCCCCATCCCATGTTAGAAAGACTCATCCAAATCCTTCTGGTAGATCGCCATTTAATGCTTACCATCAAAGAAGATAAGAAAATAAAGTCTTATCCGATTTACCTCTTGCATCTATATCATGAAAAAAGCTTTTGGTTGATTGAAGGTTATGACTTAAAAGAAGAAAGGAAGCAAATCTTCCCTGTCGACAATCTCATTAATATCGAGCCTTACCAGATGAAAAATAAGTTAAGTAGGAAACAGATAGGAGATAAACGAAGCAAGCAGGAAGAAGGAATCAACCTTGTCCTTGAATTGGGTCCAAAAGCAATTGCCCAGTTCAAGAAATACCATCCGATAAAAGTTTCAATCTCTTATACGGACCCATACCAATCCACAGCCCTTTTAAAGTCTTATATCAACGTTGAGCATCCTGATGAATTGACCGAAATGACAAATTGGCTCCTTTTTCTAGGTGAGGATATCAAGGTGAAGGAAGTGCCAGAAGAAGTGTTAAAAGGAGTAAAAAAGAGATTATCCTCATTCAGCTAA
- a CDS encoding VOC family protein translates to MKVKRIVANIETEDISKAKHFYEDILGLDQFMDLGFIATYGSHEKMTTQISFLSEGGSGTPVPDFSIEVDDLDAALTRIKEAKIPIEYGPMDEPWGVRRFYVRDPFGKLINILKHT, encoded by the coding sequence ATGAAAGTGAAGCGAATTGTTGCCAATATTGAGACGGAGGACATTTCAAAAGCCAAACACTTCTACGAGGATATACTAGGGCTTGATCAATTTATGGATCTAGGATTTATTGCGACTTACGGTTCACATGAGAAAATGACCACTCAAATCAGTTTCCTATCAGAGGGAGGTTCTGGGACACCTGTACCTGATTTCTCAATTGAAGTCGATGATCTAGACGCTGCGCTCACTCGTATAAAAGAAGCGAAAATCCCCATTGAGTATGGGCCAATGGATGAACCATGGGGTGTCCGACGTTTTTATGTAAGAGATCCCTTTGGAAAGCTAATCAATATATTAAAACATACATAA
- a CDS encoding GyrI-like domain-containing protein: MGNYILEEKDSFTVIGLGTELKSDYTDFAGVNKEKSDFWQAVSQDGRLDTLKSMAKNDYIFAVNEAVNNKMMHYAGVMTESPAPEEARVIQFPKGEYVVVKGEGKTADELSINLTGIAFGQVLPEVKDVAYVGGPNATVEMGHRNGFVYGEMWIPVVRK; the protein is encoded by the coding sequence ATGGGGAATTATATCCTTGAAGAAAAAGACAGCTTTACGGTCATAGGTTTAGGAACGGAGCTAAAAAGCGATTACACAGACTTTGCTGGTGTAAACAAGGAAAAGTCAGACTTTTGGCAAGCTGTCAGTCAAGATGGAAGGCTTGACACTTTGAAATCCATGGCCAAAAATGACTACATTTTTGCGGTGAACGAAGCAGTAAATAACAAGATGATGCATTATGCAGGAGTCATGACAGAGTCGCCCGCACCTGAAGAAGCCAGAGTGATCCAATTTCCTAAGGGTGAATACGTGGTAGTTAAAGGGGAAGGGAAGACAGCTGATGAACTGAGTATCAACCTTACTGGTATTGCCTTTGGTCAAGTGTTGCCAGAAGTGAAGGATGTTGCCTATGTAGGTGGGCCGAATGCAACGGTAGAGATGGGGCATCGAAACGGCTTCGT